In a single window of the Solea senegalensis isolate Sse05_10M linkage group LG1, IFAPA_SoseM_1, whole genome shotgun sequence genome:
- the emc9 gene encoding ER membrane protein complex subunit 9, translated as MGEVELSCRAFVKMYLHASLFPRCSINGLLLSSGPAGGTVCVTDCVPLLHSHLPLAPITQLALTQVDVWCSQTQQRIVGYYQANACVSDSSPTPCALKVADKIAEQFDNAVLLMLDGSKMSPDYRVPPIVMYERKDSRWTLKDKHTIMLRQWEETRAIAAQMLEANDHMTLVDFDCHLDDITKDWTNQKLNTKIAELASPANGNI; from the exons GGAGCTCTCCTGTCGGGCCTTCGTTAAGATGTACCTTCACGCCTCTCTGTTCCCACGGTGCAGTATCAACGGACTGTTGCTGTCGTCCGGCCCGGCAGGTGGCACTGTGTGCGTCACGGACTGTGTACCGCTGCTCCACTCGCACCTGCCGCTGGCTCCCATCACTCAGCTGGCCCTCACACAG GTGGATGTGTGGTGTTCACAGACGCAGCAGAGGATTGTGGGATATTATCAAGCTAATGCCTGTGTATCAGACAGTAG TCCGACGCCGTGTGCACTGAAGGTTGCTGATAAAATCGCGGAGCAGTTTGACAATGCAGTTTTATTAATG CTTGATGGCAGTAAGATGTCTCCAGACTATCGGGTCCCTCCCATCGTCATGTACGAACGCAAAGACTCAAGATGGACcctcaaagacaaacacac GATAATGCTGAGGCAGTGGGAGGAGACTCGGGCCATCGCCGCTCAGATGCTGGAGGCCAACGATCACATGACACTGGTGGACTTTGACTGCCACCTGGACGACATCACAAAGGACTGGACCAATCAGAAACTGAACACCAAGATAGCAGAGCTGGCGTCGCCGGCCAACGGGAACATCTAG